Proteins from a single region of Streptomyces vinaceus:
- a CDS encoding SRPBCC family protein has translation MDRSRLDHRSRLDRWNRYRFRSVWDLDAPPARVYSVLERTGDYPRWWPQVREAERTGGHSGALLIRSLLPYEIRVRARRGAGGRGTRALYEQEVEVRSPLLRRLAVPARPAFRLNHALMMRAGRHALAARLAAPPEAV, from the coding sequence ATGGACCGCAGCCGCCTGGACCACCGCAGCCGCCTGGACCGCTGGAACCGCTACCGCTTCCGCAGCGTGTGGGACCTCGACGCCCCGCCCGCGCGGGTCTACTCCGTACTGGAGCGGACCGGCGACTACCCGCGCTGGTGGCCCCAGGTCCGCGAGGCCGAGCGGACCGGCGGGCACAGCGGCGCCCTGCTCATCCGCTCCCTGCTCCCGTACGAGATCCGAGTACGGGCCCGCCGGGGAGCGGGCGGGCGCGGGACACGGGCGCTGTACGAGCAGGAGGTCGAGGTGCGCAGCCCCCTGCTGCGGCGCCTCGCGGTGCCGGCGCGGCCCGCGTTCCGCCTCAACCACGCCCTGATGATGCGGGCCGGACGGCACGCCCTCGCTGCCCGGCTGGCCGCCCCGCCGGAAGCGGTTTGA
- a CDS encoding 3'-5' exonuclease, with protein MTRWYEGPLAAFDTETTGVDVEQDRIVSAALIVQECAGGRVRSTRWLVNPGIPVPPGATEVHGLTDEHLQRNGRWPAPVVEEIARALGEQLVAGRPVVVMNAPFDLTLLDRELRRHRASTLARYLDNRPLTVLDPRVLDKHLDRYRKGRRTLTDLCAHYGIELEAAHDAAADALASLELVRAVGRRFAARLERLTPAELHTLQAVWHAAQARGLQAWFARQGTPEAVDPHWPLRPEMPAAA; from the coding sequence ATGACGCGCTGGTATGAGGGGCCGCTGGCCGCATTCGACACGGAGACGACCGGGGTGGACGTGGAGCAGGACCGGATCGTGTCCGCCGCTCTCATCGTGCAGGAGTGTGCGGGCGGCCGGGTCCGCTCCACCCGCTGGCTGGTCAATCCCGGTATTCCGGTGCCCCCGGGCGCCACGGAAGTGCACGGTCTGACCGATGAGCACCTCCAGCGCAACGGGCGGTGGCCCGCGCCGGTGGTGGAGGAGATAGCCCGTGCGCTCGGGGAGCAGCTGGTGGCGGGCCGGCCGGTGGTGGTGATGAACGCGCCGTTCGACCTGACGCTGCTGGACCGGGAGTTGCGCCGGCACCGGGCGTCGACGCTGGCCCGGTACCTGGACAACCGGCCGCTGACGGTGCTGGATCCGCGGGTCCTGGACAAGCACCTGGACCGGTACCGCAAGGGGCGCCGGACGCTGACGGACCTGTGCGCGCACTACGGGATAGAGCTGGAGGCGGCGCATGACGCGGCGGCGGACGCGCTGGCCTCGCTGGAGCTCGTACGGGCGGTGGGGCGCCGGTTCGCGGCCCGGCTCGAGCGGCTGACCCCGGCGGAGCTGCACACGCTCCAGGCGGTGTGGCACGCGGCGCAGGCACGCGGGCTGCAGGCGTGGTTCGCCCGGCAGGGGACGCCGGAGGCGGTGGATCCGCACTGGCCGCTGCGGCCGGAGATGCCGGCGGCGGCGTAG
- a CDS encoding DUF4365 domain-containing protein, with translation MALAQPEPGGMLQGRSGPRDVDRTGPLRGTLATTACMETLQVGYLHAVAAAAGCSLSQPFPDNGIDWQVNHGAPEHVVDDEVTIKVQLKATYQVPPRPAGPTFAFTLDNEHLVKLARTPVAVHKILVVMLVPRERDQWLAAGHDRLDLRHCCYWTNLAGHPVTGRRRTTVRIPTTRIFDDRALCEIMTRVGSGGTP, from the coding sequence ATGGCGCTCGCGCAGCCCGAACCGGGCGGGATGCTGCAGGGGCGGTCCGGTCCGCGCGACGTGGACCGGACCGGACCGCTGCGCGGCACGCTCGCCACCACCGCCTGCATGGAGACCCTCCAGGTGGGATACCTGCACGCCGTCGCCGCCGCGGCCGGCTGCTCGCTCTCCCAGCCCTTTCCGGACAACGGCATCGACTGGCAGGTCAACCACGGCGCGCCCGAGCACGTCGTCGACGACGAGGTCACCATCAAGGTGCAGCTGAAGGCGACCTACCAGGTACCGCCCAGACCGGCGGGGCCCACCTTCGCGTTCACGCTCGACAACGAGCACCTGGTCAAGCTGGCCCGCACACCGGTCGCCGTCCACAAGATCCTCGTCGTGATGCTCGTCCCGCGCGAGCGCGACCAGTGGCTCGCCGCCGGCCACGACCGGCTCGATCTGCGGCACTGCTGCTACTGGACCAACCTCGCCGGGCACCCCGTGACCGGCCGGCGCCGGACCACCGTGCGGATCCCGACCACGCGGATCTTCGACGACCGGGCGCTGTGCGAGATCATGACCCGGGTCGGGTCGGGAGGGACACCTTGA
- a CDS encoding TetR/AcrR family transcriptional regulator codes for MTPAPAERADAARNRLRILDAARSLLAADGAADLSLDAVAKEAGVGVGTVYRRFHNRAGLVYALIEDNENLFQAAFTRRCEEERPSAHERLRGFLHGLADLVEANRGLLLLAEASAPAGRYHSAPFRRHHEQITGMVAELAPGPDACYLADLLLMAFTPGLFDFQRTGRGWDVDRIKDGLDTLVRAVAAAGAAGPPPPDTA; via the coding sequence ATGACCCCCGCCCCCGCCGAGCGCGCCGACGCCGCCCGCAACCGCCTCCGCATCCTCGACGCCGCCCGGAGCCTCCTCGCGGCGGACGGCGCGGCCGATCTGTCCCTGGACGCGGTGGCCAAGGAGGCGGGCGTCGGGGTCGGTACGGTCTACCGGCGCTTCCACAACCGGGCGGGACTCGTCTACGCGCTGATCGAGGACAACGAGAACCTCTTCCAGGCGGCGTTCACGCGGCGCTGCGAGGAAGAGCGCCCCTCGGCGCACGAACGGCTGCGCGGCTTCCTGCACGGCCTGGCCGACCTCGTCGAGGCCAACAGGGGGCTGCTGCTCCTGGCCGAGGCGAGCGCCCCGGCCGGGCGCTACCACAGCGCCCCGTTCCGCCGGCACCACGAGCAGATCACCGGCATGGTCGCCGAGCTCGCCCCCGGCCCGGACGCCTGCTACCTCGCGGACCTGCTCCTCATGGCGTTCACACCCGGGCTGTTCGACTTCCAGCGCACCGGGCGCGGCTGGGACGTGGACCGCATCAAGGACGGACTCGACACTCTGGTCCGCGCCGTCGCGGCGGCGGGAGCGGCCGGCCCGCCCCCGCCCGACACCGCCTAG
- the thrS gene encoding threonine--tRNA ligase produces the protein MSDVRVIIQRDSERDERVVATGTTAAELFAGERTIVAARVAGELKDLSYEVKDGETVEPVEISSEDGLNILRHSTAHVMAQAVQELFPEAKLGIGPPVRDGFYYDFDVARPFTPEDLKAVEKKMQEIQKRGQRFSRRVVTDEAAREELADEPYKLELIGIKGSASTDDGANVEVGGGELTIYDNLDAKTGELCWKDLCRGPHLPTTRNIPAFKLMRNAAAYWRGSEKNPMLQRIYGTAWPSKEELKAHLDFLAEAEKRDHRKLGNELDLFSVPDEIGSGLAVFHPRGGIIRRTMEDYSRRRHEEEGYEFVYSPHATKGALFEKSGHLDWYAEGMYPPMQLDGGTDYYLKPMNCPMHNLIFDARGRSYRELPLRLFEFGTVYRYEKSGVVHGLTRARGFTQDDAHIYCTREQMAEELDRTLTFVLNLLRDYGLTDFYLELSTKDPEKFVGSDEVWEEATAVLQQVAEKQGLPLTPDPGGAAFYGPKISVQARDAIGRTWQMSTVQLDFNLPERFNLEYTAPDGSRQRPVMIHRALFGSIERFFAVLLEHYAGAMPPWLAPVQAVGIPIGDGHVEYLQEFAAEAKKKGLRVEVDASSDRMQKKIRNHQKLKVPFMIIVGDEDMAAGTVSFRYRDGSQENGIAKDEALAKLAKVVEDRVQV, from the coding sequence GTGTCAGACGTCCGTGTGATCATCCAACGCGATTCCGAGCGGGACGAGCGCGTGGTGGCCACGGGCACTACGGCGGCCGAGCTCTTCGCCGGCGAGCGCACCATCGTCGCCGCGCGCGTCGCGGGTGAGCTGAAGGACCTCTCGTACGAGGTGAAGGACGGCGAGACCGTCGAGCCGGTGGAGATCTCCTCCGAGGACGGCCTGAACATCCTGCGCCACTCGACCGCGCACGTCATGGCGCAGGCCGTGCAGGAGCTCTTCCCCGAGGCCAAGCTGGGCATCGGCCCGCCGGTCCGCGACGGCTTCTACTACGACTTCGACGTGGCCCGGCCCTTCACCCCGGAGGACCTGAAGGCCGTCGAGAAGAAGATGCAGGAGATCCAGAAGCGCGGCCAGCGCTTCTCCCGCCGCGTCGTCACCGACGAGGCGGCCCGCGAGGAGCTCGCCGACGAGCCGTACAAGCTGGAGCTCATCGGCATCAAGGGTTCGGCCTCGACCGACGACGGGGCGAACGTCGAGGTGGGCGGCGGCGAGCTGACCATCTACGACAACCTCGACGCCAAGACCGGCGAGCTGTGCTGGAAGGACCTCTGCCGCGGTCCCCACCTGCCCACCACCCGCAACATCCCGGCGTTCAAGCTCATGCGCAACGCGGCCGCCTACTGGCGCGGCAGCGAGAAGAACCCGATGCTCCAGCGCATCTACGGCACCGCCTGGCCCTCGAAGGAAGAGCTGAAGGCCCACCTCGACTTCCTCGCCGAGGCCGAGAAGCGCGACCACCGCAAGCTGGGCAACGAGCTCGACCTCTTCTCCGTCCCGGACGAGATCGGCTCCGGCCTCGCCGTCTTCCACCCGCGCGGCGGCATCATCCGCCGGACCATGGAGGACTACTCGCGCCGCCGGCACGAGGAGGAGGGCTACGAGTTCGTCTACTCCCCGCACGCCACCAAGGGCGCCCTCTTCGAGAAGAGCGGCCACCTGGACTGGTACGCGGAGGGCATGTACCCCCCCATGCAGCTCGACGGTGGTACCGACTACTACCTCAAGCCGATGAACTGCCCGATGCACAACCTGATCTTCGACGCGCGCGGCCGCTCCTACCGTGAGCTCCCGCTGCGCCTGTTCGAGTTCGGCACCGTGTACCGGTACGAGAAGTCGGGCGTGGTCCACGGTCTGACCCGGGCCCGCGGCTTCACCCAGGACGACGCGCACATCTACTGCACCCGCGAGCAGATGGCCGAGGAGCTCGACCGCACACTCACCTTCGTGCTGAACCTGCTCCGCGACTACGGTCTGACCGACTTCTACCTGGAGCTGTCGACCAAGGACCCGGAGAAGTTCGTGGGCTCGGACGAGGTCTGGGAGGAGGCCACCGCCGTCCTCCAGCAGGTCGCCGAGAAGCAGGGCCTCCCGCTGACCCCCGACCCGGGCGGCGCGGCCTTCTACGGCCCGAAGATCTCCGTGCAGGCGCGCGACGCCATCGGCCGTACCTGGCAGATGTCGACCGTGCAGCTCGACTTCAACCTGCCGGAGCGGTTCAACCTGGAGTACACCGCCCCGGACGGCTCGCGCCAGCGCCCGGTCATGATCCACCGCGCGCTGTTCGGCTCGATCGAGCGGTTCTTCGCGGTGCTGCTGGAGCACTACGCGGGCGCCATGCCGCCGTGGCTGGCCCCGGTCCAGGCCGTCGGCATCCCGATCGGCGACGGGCACGTGGAGTACCTGCAGGAGTTCGCCGCCGAGGCGAAGAAGAAGGGCCTGCGGGTCGAGGTGGACGCCTCCTCCGACCGCATGCAGAAGAAGATCCGCAACCACCAGAAGCTCAAGGTCCCGTTCATGATCATCGTCGGTGACGAGGACATGGCCGCGGGCACCGTCTCCTTCCGCTACCGCGACGGTTCGCAGGAGAACGGCATCGCCAAGGACGAGGCGCTGGCCAAGCTGGCCAAGGTCGTCGAGGACCGCGTCCAGGTCTGA
- a CDS encoding potassium channel family protein: MRAQAETRDAVWERRTELPLFYASLVFLAGYAVRVLANDAHSLWRDVASVVVLVTWFCFIVDFLVRLVLSGLRPRRFIRLHWLDALVVLLPTLRPLRMVKVHDAIEAKHHDRPRRSLYPRVITYAGLSSVLLGFSGSLGMYHVEHTDPHSPIHTFWDAVWCVCQTLTTVGYGDVAPVTARGRLIAVGLMTFGLGLLGAVTGSFSSWLIQVFRREGEEEGPSGGGSSPGAPR; this comes from the coding sequence ATGCGCGCACAAGCCGAGACCCGGGACGCCGTGTGGGAGCGCCGTACCGAGCTGCCCCTGTTCTACGCCTCGCTGGTCTTCCTCGCCGGGTACGCGGTCCGCGTCCTGGCCAACGACGCCCACAGCCTCTGGCGGGACGTCGCCAGCGTCGTGGTCCTGGTGACCTGGTTCTGCTTCATCGTGGACTTCCTGGTGCGGCTGGTCCTCAGCGGCCTGCGGCCGCGGCGCTTCATCCGGCTGCACTGGCTGGACGCCCTGGTCGTCCTGCTCCCGACGCTGCGGCCGCTGCGCATGGTCAAGGTCCACGACGCCATCGAGGCCAAGCACCACGACCGCCCGCGCCGCAGCCTCTACCCGCGCGTGATCACGTACGCCGGTCTCTCGTCGGTGCTGCTCGGCTTCTCCGGCTCGCTCGGCATGTACCACGTCGAACACACCGACCCGCACTCCCCGATCCACACGTTCTGGGACGCGGTCTGGTGCGTGTGCCAGACGCTGACGACGGTCGGCTACGGGGACGTGGCCCCGGTGACGGCGCGGGGGCGGCTGATCGCCGTCGGGCTGATGACCTTCGGCCTGGGCCTGCTGGGCGCCGTGACCGGTTCCTTCTCGTCCTGGCTGATCCAGGTCTTCCGCCGGGAGGGCGAGGAAGAGGGGCCCTCGGGAGGCGGAAGCTCTCCCGGGGCCCCTCGGTGA
- a CDS encoding HIT family protein — translation MLHPMTTEPEQQIGVGTQDAFQRLWTPHRMAYIQGENKPTGPEAGDGCPFCGIPEMSDQDGLVVARGKHVYAVLNLYPYNGGHLMVVPYRHVADYTELDPAETAELADLTKRAMVALRKASGAHGFNIGMNQGSVAGAGIAAHLHQHIVPRWGGDTNFMPVVGHTKVLPQLLADTRQMLADAWPVG, via the coding sequence ATGCTGCATCCCATGACGACTGAGCCGGAGCAGCAGATCGGTGTGGGCACGCAGGACGCGTTCCAGCGTCTGTGGACGCCCCACCGGATGGCCTACATCCAGGGGGAGAACAAGCCGACCGGTCCGGAGGCCGGGGACGGCTGTCCCTTCTGCGGGATTCCGGAGATGTCCGACCAGGACGGCCTGGTCGTGGCCCGGGGCAAGCACGTCTACGCCGTGCTGAACCTGTACCCGTACAACGGCGGGCACCTCATGGTGGTCCCGTACCGGCACGTCGCCGACTACACGGAGCTCGACCCCGCCGAGACGGCCGAGCTGGCCGATCTCACGAAGCGGGCGATGGTCGCGCTGCGCAAGGCGTCCGGGGCGCACGGGTTCAACATCGGCATGAACCAGGGTTCGGTCGCGGGGGCCGGTATCGCGGCGCACCTGCACCAGCACATCGTGCCCCGCTGGGGCGGGGACACGAACTTCATGCCGGTCGTCGGCCACACCAAGGTGCTGCCCCAACTCCTCGCGGACACCCGCCAGATGCTCGCCGACGCCTGGCCCGTCGGCTAG
- a CDS encoding elongation factor G-like protein EF-G2 has product MGATSHQAGAAGRAPAADRPSSLRNVVLVGHSGAGKTTLVEALALTAGAVNRAGRVEDGTAVSDYDEIEHRQQRSVQLSLVPVEWAGIKINILDTPGYADFVGELRAGLRAADAALFVVSSSDGIDGATRMLWDECAAVGMPRAIVVTHLEAARADYAQMTTVCGEIFGADDPDAVVPLYLPLYGPPGPDGHTPVAGLLGLLSRRVYDYTSGERVERDPEPAELDLISGARSRLIEGIIAQSEDESLMDRYLGGEDIDFKTLVDDLERAVARGTFHPVLMAAPAADGARQGLGTVELLELITGGFPTPLERAAVSVTAPDGAERPDVTCDPDGPLVAEVVKTSSDPYVGRVSLVRVFSGTLRPEETVHVSGHGLADRGHEDHDVDERIGALTSPFGKQQRTLTQVIAGDLACVAKLTRAETGDTLSAKERPLLMEPWPMPDPLLPLAIAAHSKADEDKLSQGLARLVAEDPTMRLEQNPDTHQVVLWCLGEAHQDVALERLRTRYGVQVDPVPHKVSLRETFGAKAAGRGRHVKQSGGHGQFAICEIEVEPLPPGSGIEFVDKVVGGAVPRQFIPSVEKGVRTQAARGVAAGYPLVDVRITLLDGKAHSVDSSDAAFQTAGALALREAAAEARIHLLEPVAELSVLVPDEYVGPVMSDLAGRRGRVVGTEQAGAGRTEVRAEIPEIEIGRYAVELRSVSHGTGRFTRAYARHEPMPPQIADKVREQAEKGI; this is encoded by the coding sequence ATGGGAGCCACATCACACCAAGCCGGAGCCGCCGGCAGGGCACCGGCGGCCGACCGCCCGTCGTCGCTGCGCAACGTCGTGCTGGTCGGCCACAGCGGAGCCGGCAAGACCACCCTCGTCGAAGCCCTCGCCCTGACGGCGGGCGCCGTCAACCGGGCCGGCCGGGTCGAGGACGGCACGGCCGTCTCCGACTACGACGAGATCGAGCACCGGCAGCAGCGGTCCGTGCAGCTGTCCCTGGTCCCCGTCGAATGGGCCGGCATCAAGATCAACATTCTGGACACCCCCGGATACGCCGATTTCGTCGGCGAGCTCAGGGCCGGTCTGCGCGCCGCGGACGCGGCCCTCTTCGTCGTCTCCTCCTCGGACGGCATCGACGGTGCCACCCGGATGCTCTGGGACGAGTGCGCGGCCGTCGGCATGCCCCGCGCCATCGTCGTCACCCATCTGGAGGCGGCCCGGGCCGACTACGCGCAGATGACCACGGTCTGCGGGGAGATCTTCGGAGCCGACGACCCCGACGCCGTCGTCCCGCTCTACCTGCCCCTGTACGGGCCCCCCGGCCCCGACGGGCACACCCCGGTCGCCGGCCTCCTCGGCCTGCTCTCGCGGCGCGTGTACGACTACACCTCCGGGGAGCGCGTGGAGCGCGACCCCGAGCCCGCCGAGCTCGACCTCATCTCCGGCGCCCGCTCCCGCCTGATCGAGGGCATCATCGCGCAGAGCGAGGACGAGAGCCTCATGGACCGCTACCTCGGCGGCGAGGACATCGACTTCAAGACCCTCGTCGACGATCTGGAGCGCGCCGTCGCCCGCGGCACCTTCCACCCCGTCCTGATGGCCGCCCCCGCCGCCGACGGGGCCCGCCAGGGCCTGGGCACCGTCGAACTCCTGGAGCTGATCACCGGAGGCTTCCCCACGCCGCTGGAGCGGGCCGCCGTGTCCGTCACCGCCCCCGACGGCGCCGAGCGCCCGGACGTCACCTGCGATCCGGACGGGCCGCTGGTCGCCGAGGTCGTCAAGACCTCCTCCGACCCCTACGTCGGGCGCGTCTCCCTCGTGCGCGTCTTCTCCGGCACCCTGCGGCCCGAGGAGACGGTGCACGTCAGCGGGCACGGGCTGGCCGACCGCGGCCACGAGGACCACGATGTCGACGAGCGGATCGGCGCCCTCACCTCCCCCTTCGGCAAACAGCAGCGCACCCTCACCCAGGTCATCGCCGGGGACCTCGCGTGCGTGGCCAAACTCACCCGCGCCGAGACCGGCGACACCCTCTCGGCCAAGGAGCGGCCCCTGCTCATGGAGCCCTGGCCGATGCCGGACCCGTTGCTCCCCCTCGCCATCGCGGCCCACAGCAAGGCCGACGAGGACAAGCTCTCCCAGGGCCTGGCCCGGCTCGTGGCCGAGGACCCCACGATGCGGCTGGAGCAGAACCCGGACACCCACCAGGTCGTCTTGTGGTGCCTCGGCGAGGCGCACCAGGACGTGGCGCTGGAGCGGCTGCGCACCCGCTACGGGGTCCAGGTCGACCCCGTCCCGCACAAGGTGAGCCTGCGCGAGACCTTCGGCGCCAAGGCGGCGGGCCGCGGCCGGCACGTCAAACAGTCCGGCGGGCACGGCCAGTTCGCCATCTGCGAGATCGAGGTGGAGCCCCTCCCGCCGGGCAGCGGCATCGAGTTCGTCGACAAGGTGGTCGGCGGCGCGGTGCCCCGCCAGTTCATCCCCTCCGTCGAGAAGGGCGTACGCACCCAGGCCGCCCGCGGGGTCGCGGCCGGCTATCCGCTGGTCGACGTGCGCATCACCCTGCTCGACGGCAAGGCGCACTCGGTGGACTCCTCCGACGCCGCCTTCCAGACCGCCGGGGCGCTCGCCCTGCGCGAAGCCGCCGCCGAGGCCCGCATCCACCTCCTGGAACCGGTGGCGGAGCTCTCCGTCCTGGTCCCCGACGAGTACGTCGGCCCGGTCATGAGCGACCTCGCCGGCCGCCGCGGCCGCGTCGTCGGAACCGAACAGGCGGGCGCCGGACGTACGGAGGTCCGCGCCGAGATCCCCGAGATCGAGATCGGCCGGTACGCCGTCGAACTGCGCTCGGTGTCGCACGGTACGGGCCGGTTCACCCGCGCCTACGCCCGCCACGAGCCCATGCCGCCCCAGATCGCGGACAAGGTGCGGGAACAGGCCGAGAAGGGAATCTGA
- the pgsA gene encoding phosphatidylinositol phosphate synthase, with amino-acid sequence MLNKYARAFFTRVLTPFAAFLLRRGVSPDAVTLIGTAGVVAGALVFFPRGEFFWGTITITLFVFSDLVDGNMARQAGVSSRWGAFLDSTLDRVADAAIFGGLALWYAGNGNDNVLCAVAIFCLASGQVVSYTKARGESIGLPVAVNGLIERAERLVISLVAAGLSGLQTFGVPSWIGVLLPIALWIVAVGSLVTLIQRVVTVRREAAEADAAAAVAEGGAA; translated from the coding sequence ATGCTGAACAAGTACGCGCGTGCATTCTTCACGCGTGTTCTCACGCCATTCGCCGCATTCCTCCTCCGGCGGGGGGTGAGCCCGGACGCGGTCACCCTGATCGGCACGGCCGGAGTGGTGGCGGGCGCGCTGGTCTTCTTCCCCCGGGGGGAGTTCTTCTGGGGCACCATCACCATCACCCTGTTCGTGTTCTCCGACCTGGTGGACGGGAACATGGCCCGCCAGGCGGGCGTCTCCAGCCGCTGGGGCGCCTTCCTCGACTCCACGCTCGACCGGGTGGCCGACGCGGCGATCTTCGGCGGCCTGGCCCTCTGGTACGCGGGCAACGGGAACGACAACGTGCTCTGCGCGGTGGCGATCTTCTGCCTGGCCAGCGGCCAGGTGGTCTCGTACACCAAGGCCCGCGGGGAGTCGATCGGGCTGCCGGTGGCCGTCAACGGACTCATCGAGCGCGCCGAGCGGCTGGTGATCTCGCTGGTCGCGGCCGGTCTGTCCGGGCTCCAGACCTTCGGGGTGCCCTCGTGGATCGGGGTGCTGCTGCCGATCGCGCTGTGGATCGTTGCGGTGGGCTCGCTGGTCACGCTGATCCAGCGGGTGGTCACCGTACGCCGTGAGGCGGCGGAGGCCGACGCCGCGGCCGCCGTGGCCGAGGGCGGCGCGGCCTGA
- a CDS encoding phosphatidylinositol mannoside acyltransferase has product MAGTLRDKLVDGLYGLGWAGVKKLPEPAAVALGRRIADYAWKRRGKSVLRLESNLARVVPDASPERLRALSQAGMRSYMRYWMESFRLPTMETSRFGQDVLMKDEHILREALASGRGVVVALPHLANWDLAGAWAVGHLGVPFTTVAERLKPESLFDRFVAYRESLGMEVLPHTGGAAFGTLARRLRSGGLVCLVADRDLSASGVEVDFFGSTARMPAGPALLAQQTGAVLLPATLYYGDTPRMYGRIHPEVTVPQAGTRAEKTTAMTQAVADAFASGISEHPEDWHMLQRLWLDDLEERAQ; this is encoded by the coding sequence ATGGCCGGCACGCTGCGGGACAAGCTGGTCGACGGGCTGTACGGGCTCGGCTGGGCCGGGGTGAAGAAGCTGCCGGAGCCCGCCGCGGTGGCGCTCGGGCGCCGGATCGCCGACTATGCCTGGAAGAGGCGCGGCAAGAGCGTGCTGCGGCTGGAGTCGAACCTGGCCCGCGTGGTGCCGGACGCCTCGCCGGAGCGGCTGCGCGCGCTGTCGCAGGCCGGGATGCGCTCGTACATGCGGTACTGGATGGAGTCCTTCCGGCTGCCGACGATGGAGACCAGCCGCTTCGGCCAGGACGTCCTGATGAAGGACGAGCACATCCTGCGCGAGGCCCTCGCCTCCGGCCGCGGGGTCGTCGTGGCCCTGCCGCACCTGGCCAACTGGGACCTCGCCGGGGCGTGGGCCGTCGGCCACCTCGGCGTCCCCTTCACCACGGTCGCCGAGCGGCTCAAGCCCGAGAGCCTCTTCGACCGCTTCGTGGCCTACCGCGAGAGCCTCGGCATGGAGGTCCTGCCGCACACCGGCGGCGCCGCCTTCGGCACCCTCGCCCGCCGGCTGCGCTCCGGCGGGCTGGTCTGCCTGGTGGCGGACCGCGACCTGTCCGCCTCCGGCGTGGAGGTGGACTTCTTCGGCTCCACGGCGCGCATGCCGGCCGGGCCGGCCCTGCTGGCGCAGCAGACGGGGGCGGTGCTGCTCCCGGCGACCCTGTACTACGGGGACACGCCCAGGATGTACGGCCGGATCCACCCCGAGGTGACGGTGCCGCAGGCCGGTACCCGCGCCGAGAAGACCACCGCCATGACCCAGGCGGTCGCGGACGCCTTCGCGTCGGGCATCTCCGAGCACCCGGAGGACTGGCACATGCTGCAGCGGCTGTGGCTGGACGACCTGGAGGAGCGCGCGCAGTGA
- a CDS encoding glycosyltransferase family 4 protein has protein sequence MKIGIVCPYSWDVPGGVQFHIRDLAEHLIRLGHEVSVLAPADDETPLPPYVVSAGRAVPVPYNGSVARLNFGFLSAARVRRWLHDGVFDVIHIHEPASPSLGLLSCWAAQGPIVATFHTSNPRSRAMIAAYPILQPALEKISARIAVSEYARRTLVEHLGGDAVVIPNGVDVDFFASAEPKPEWGGQTLGFIGRIDEPRKGLPVLMAAFPKIVEACPDVRLLVAGRGDEEEAVASLPADLRERVEFLGMVSDEDKARLLRSVDVYVAPNTGGESFGIILVEALSAGAAVLASDLDAFAQVLDQGAAGELFANEDADALAARAVALLGDPERRAELGARGSAHVRRFDWSTVGADILAVYETVTDGAAAVATDERVSLRTRLGLTRDPS, from the coding sequence GTGAAGATCGGCATCGTGTGCCCGTACTCCTGGGACGTACCGGGCGGCGTCCAGTTCCACATCCGCGACCTCGCCGAGCACCTGATCCGCCTCGGCCACGAGGTGTCGGTGCTGGCCCCGGCGGACGACGAGACGCCGCTGCCGCCGTACGTGGTCTCGGCGGGGCGGGCGGTGCCGGTGCCGTACAACGGGTCGGTGGCCCGGCTGAACTTCGGCTTCCTGTCGGCGGCGCGGGTGCGGCGCTGGCTGCACGACGGCGTCTTCGACGTGATCCACATCCACGAGCCGGCCTCGCCCTCGCTGGGACTGCTGTCCTGCTGGGCGGCCCAGGGACCGATCGTGGCCACCTTCCACACCTCGAACCCGCGCTCGCGGGCCATGATCGCCGCGTACCCGATCCTCCAGCCGGCGCTGGAGAAGATCAGCGCGCGGATCGCGGTGAGCGAGTACGCGCGCCGCACGCTCGTGGAGCACCTGGGCGGCGACGCGGTGGTGATCCCCAACGGGGTCGACGTGGACTTCTTCGCCTCGGCCGAGCCCAAGCCGGAGTGGGGCGGGCAGACCCTCGGGTTCATCGGCCGGATCGACGAGCCCCGCAAGGGGCTCCCCGTGCTGATGGCCGCCTTCCCCAAGATCGTGGAGGCCTGCCCGGACGTACGGCTGCTCGTCGCGGGCCGCGGCGACGAGGAGGAGGCCGTGGCCTCCCTGCCCGCGGACCTGCGCGAGCGGGTGGAGTTCCTCGGCATGGTCTCGGACGAGGACAAGGCGCGGCTGCTGCGCAGCGTCGACGTGTACGTGGCCCCGAACACCGGCGGCGAGAGCTTCGGCATCATCCTGGTCGAGGCCCTGTCGGCGGGGGCCGCGGTGCTGGCCTCCGACCTCGACGCGTTCGCCCAGGTCCTGGACCAGGGGGCGGCGGGGGAGCTGTTCGCCAACGAGGACGCGGACGCGCTGGCAGCCCGCGCGGTGGCCCTGCTGGGAGACCCGGAGCGCCGCGCGGAACTCGGCGCCCGCGGCTCCGCGCACGTGCGCCGCTTCGACTGGTCGACGGTCGGCGCGGACATCCTCGCGGTCTACGAGACCGTGACGGACGGCGCGGCGGCGGTGGCCACGGACGAGCGGGTGAGCCTGCGCACCCGCCTGGGCCTGACCCGCGACCCTTCCTGA